From the genome of Legionella sp. PC997:
ATTAGCCCAGGAGAACCGTTTCACCTCAAACAGGCGGGAACTGACTGGCTTATTAATTATTATTTATTGCAAACAAATAGCCTCATTCTATATGGTCCATCAGCAAAGTCGATTGTTGCTCCTGTATCAAGCAGTGAGTTTATAGAGCATGTCAAAAAGCAGAGCATTGAATGGCAAGATTGGGTTATTCATACCAGAAATTCTTTAGGGTACCAATATTATGCTGTATTAACACTGTGCAGGGCTTTGTACGTGCTCCACCATCAGGAACAAGGCTCTAAGTTAAAAGCTGGAGTGTGGGCTAAAAATCAATTCCCAAAATGGCGAGCTTTAATTCAACGAGCATTAACTAAAGCGGAACTAGATCATGCAAGCGATATCTTGACCGAAGAAACCTATCAAGAAGTCACCGCATTTGTGGATGAAATGGTTCAGCATATTCAAGAGAGAGAATAGATGATGGAAGTCAACCAACAACAACGGCTTATCGAAGTAGTTTCTTATGATGCTAATTGGCCTATGCAATTTGAACAGGAAGCAGAGCGAATTAAAAAAGCATTAGGTAGTAATTGCATTGAAATTCATCATATCGGTTCCACTTCAGTACCTGGTTTGGCTGCAAAACCAATCATCGATATGATTCCAGTTGTTTTGGAACTAAGCAAAGTAGATAGTGCCAATGCTGCCATGAAAGCCCTGGGCTATGAAGCAAAAGGAGAATACGGAATTCCATTTCGCCGCTATTTTCAAAAGGGAGATAACCAAAGAACTCATCATGCTCATATTTTTGAGTTTGGAAACCCAGAAATCGAGCGCCATTTAAAATTTAGGGACTGGATGAGAGCAAATCCAGAAGATAGAGTAGCCTATGCTCGTTTAAAACAAGAGTTAGCACATCAACATCCCTATGACATTACTGCCTATTGCGTGGGTAAAGAGGATTTTATCGCAGCTATTGATAGAAAAGCAGGATTTAATGGATTAAGAGTGGTTAAGGCATTAACACCTCGTGAATGGGATAAAGTACGCCATTTTAGACAATTCTATTTTTTTGATAAGGCA
Proteins encoded in this window:
- a CDS encoding nucleotidyltransferase domain-containing protein, which produces MSKLHTEFSEVNHLLNDLLSGLQSILKEHLLGVYVYGSFVWGDFDETTSDIDVLVALNQEMTSEEFAALDYLHTNLVQHFPDWYDRIEVAYASYRMLQHFKTEQGQIAVISPGEPFHLKQAGTDWLINYYLLQTNSLILYGPSAKSIVAPVSSSEFIEHVKKQSIEWQDWVIHTRNSLGYQYYAVLTLCRALYVLHHQEQGSKLKAGVWAKNQFPKWRALIQRALTKAELDHASDILTEETYQEVTAFVDEMVQHIQERE
- a CDS encoding bifunctional GrpB family protein/GNAT family N-acetyltransferase, with amino-acid sequence MEVNQQQRLIEVVSYDANWPMQFEQEAERIKKALGSNCIEIHHIGSTSVPGLAAKPIIDMIPVVLELSKVDSANAAMKALGYEAKGEYGIPFRRYFQKGDNQRTHHAHIFEFGNPEIERHLKFRDWMRANPEDRVAYARLKQELAHQHPYDITAYCVGKEDFIAAIDRKAGFNGLRVVKALTPREWDKVRHFRQFYFFDKAGLSDPYTWTFEHEAHVHFVLSQGSDIIGYAHLQLWPHKRAALRIIVIDEEKRNHQYGGQFLALCEKWLKTQGYQSLHVESSPDALRFYRNNDYIDMPFDDPDGYEGDARDTAVGKIL